Proteins from one Verrucomicrobiota bacterium genomic window:
- a CDS encoding PTS sugar transporter subunit IIA: MSFRIYNLEEVAQYLHLTHTDVETLVKRQEIPFEKRGDRLVFRKQEIETWASQRILGFEARRLADYHQKSTHATRDLFASGAILPLMIKQEHIAPALAAKTRASVLRELVHLAQSTGLVMDERELLTSLEEREALCSTALPGGLAVPHPRHYQHYLFETSFMVVGRTLQGIFFGAPDNQPTDLFFLICCQDERFHLHSLARLCLVAQKTELLTQLRDAPDAEAMHACLLAYEVEALNGKR; this comes from the coding sequence ATGTCTTTTCGCATATACAACTTGGAGGAAGTGGCGCAGTACCTGCACCTGACCCATACGGATGTCGAAACGCTTGTAAAACGACAGGAAATCCCATTCGAGAAGCGAGGGGATCGGTTGGTATTTCGCAAGCAGGAAATTGAAACCTGGGCCTCGCAACGAATCCTGGGGTTTGAAGCGCGCCGATTGGCGGACTATCATCAAAAATCCACGCATGCCACCCGGGATCTTTTTGCCTCGGGCGCCATCCTGCCATTGATGATCAAGCAGGAACATATTGCGCCCGCGCTGGCGGCCAAGACGCGGGCCTCCGTTCTGCGGGAACTGGTGCATTTGGCGCAGTCCACCGGGCTGGTCATGGATGAGCGGGAACTGCTGACCAGCTTGGAGGAACGGGAGGCGCTTTGCTCCACTGCGCTGCCCGGTGGCCTGGCGGTGCCGCATCCGCGCCATTACCAGCATTACTTGTTTGAAACTTCATTCATGGTGGTTGGCCGGACCCTGCAGGGCATCTTCTTTGGCGCGCCAGACAACCAACCCACGGACCTGTTCTTTTTAATCTGTTGCCAGGATGAGCGGTTTCACCTGCATTCGCTGGCACGTTTATGTTTGGTGGCCCAAAAGACGGAACTGCTCACCCAACTGCGCGACGCGCCCGACGCCGAAGCCATGCATGCCTGCCTGCTGGCGTATGAAGTCGAGGCGCTGAACGGCAAACGGTGA
- a CDS encoding DUF4304 domain-containing protein produces MNATESIDAMVRNGLSPFLKTFGFRRRGNSFARPFTNGFDVLGVQKSPWGSKSSTSFTVHIGICWPRAQELLGRSVDRMPFSVSHCTVFRCIGHIMPEHQDFWWKVRADSSTDAIQLDLLERVERYVTPWFEWGHDIAHTLQLAQEYKLIKFIAALEKVRDELGQPKHPAGGNHPLRNKPNSTPGGGWLAPLTFALKNKVKLEHLILGLVLLLSGCNRTTPVVYEPHINTDAGKSTFWQYVPPDKVAALTVRQLRKHYETQTNYFTGSIVVHRFEGDTHAICFSKSLLCNKAENTYLIAEGIRLTNAITKSSFEEILEEIYRTLKNEASNK; encoded by the coding sequence ATGAACGCCACCGAGAGTATTGACGCCATGGTTCGCAACGGACTTTCGCCGTTCCTGAAGACGTTCGGGTTTCGGCGTCGTGGCAATTCGTTCGCCCGTCCGTTCACCAATGGGTTTGATGTCCTTGGAGTGCAAAAGAGTCCATGGGGATCAAAGAGCAGCACGAGCTTTACGGTACATATCGGCATTTGCTGGCCCCGCGCTCAGGAGCTGTTGGGACGTTCGGTTGACCGTATGCCATTCTCGGTTTCGCATTGCACGGTCTTCCGCTGTATCGGACATATCATGCCTGAGCACCAGGACTTCTGGTGGAAGGTGCGAGCGGACTCGTCAACAGATGCCATCCAACTTGACCTGCTGGAGCGGGTAGAGCGTTACGTAACTCCATGGTTTGAATGGGGACACGACATTGCACACACTCTTCAACTGGCTCAGGAGTACAAGTTAATCAAGTTCATTGCCGCGCTAGAAAAAGTAAGGGATGAACTCGGCCAACCAAAGCATCCAGCGGGTGGAAACCATCCGTTACGCAATAAACCGAATTCAACCCCAGGGGGCGGCTGGCTCGCGCCGCTGACCTTTGCGTTGAAGAACAAAGTGAAACTCGAACATCTTATTCTCGGCCTTGTGCTTTTACTTAGTGGCTGCAATAGAACCACGCCTGTGGTTTATGAGCCACACATCAACACTGATGCGGGGAAATCAACTTTTTGGCAATATGTTCCTCCTGACAAGGTTGCTGCTCTCACCGTTCGTCAATTGCGGAAACACTACGAGACGCAAACTAACTATTTCACGGGCTCAATCGTGGTACACCGCTTCGAAGGGGATACCCATGCAATTTGTTTTTCCAAGTCATTACTTTGCAATAAGGCTGAAAATACCTATTTGATTGCTGAGGGAATTCGTCTCACAAATGCCATTACTAAATCGAGCTTCGAGGAAATATTGGAGGAAATATATCGAACATTAAAAAATGAAGCCTCCAACAAATGA
- a CDS encoding CotH kinase family protein, which translates to MKRALLELIGLRPLLVGLAVLCGALAGAQTNTNPPAPFALGTYELNLPVLLLEAKESIATDQKASLTLRMLSPKGVISGQTNVIQGTSRIHGGTSRSYPKKSYNLALTNAVPLLDFRPSAHWILNAAYIDRSLMRHKLGYDLFRSLSAPGAPRFASGSRFVEVYLNQDYQGVYLLMERVDRHLLGWHGYNSNDVNHACLYKAVDHPANFSAPGHAGYEQREPNAEIKPYWEPMDAFNQFVSTAPREAFEHPQTGIGSRLDLDNAMDFYLLVLLNSNSDGITKNYFLGRDGYATNTPAPLFFFAPWDYDGTFGRDWDSSAMPPNDWLSNHLFDRLLENAAFRQRFGVRWKHLRDHQFSAGAVQALIDENARTLGDAASRNATRWPGNQGPYHDRITWAEDVAQMKTWVVARIQYLDEEIRRLTASPK; encoded by the coding sequence GTGAAACGCGCCCTGCTTGAACTGATCGGCCTTCGACCACTCCTGGTCGGACTGGCCGTGCTATGTGGAGCGCTTGCTGGTGCGCAAACCAATACGAATCCACCCGCCCCGTTTGCGTTGGGCACGTATGAACTGAATCTGCCGGTCCTGCTGCTGGAGGCCAAAGAGTCCATTGCCACCGACCAAAAAGCGTCGCTCACGTTGCGGATGTTGTCCCCCAAGGGCGTAATCAGCGGGCAGACCAACGTCATCCAGGGCACCTCCCGCATCCATGGCGGAACCTCCCGCAGCTACCCCAAGAAGTCATACAATCTCGCGTTGACCAATGCGGTTCCCCTGCTGGATTTTCGTCCGAGTGCGCATTGGATTCTCAATGCGGCGTATATTGACCGCTCGCTCATGCGGCACAAGTTGGGCTATGACCTGTTCCGCTCATTGTCCGCTCCCGGCGCGCCGCGCTTTGCGTCCGGGAGCCGTTTTGTGGAGGTGTACCTGAACCAGGATTATCAGGGCGTTTATTTGTTAATGGAGCGGGTGGACCGGCATCTGTTGGGGTGGCACGGGTACAATAGCAATGACGTCAACCACGCCTGCCTGTACAAGGCGGTTGATCATCCGGCCAATTTCAGCGCCCCCGGACATGCAGGCTATGAGCAGCGGGAACCCAATGCCGAGATCAAACCGTATTGGGAACCCATGGATGCCTTCAACCAGTTTGTGAGTACCGCCCCCCGGGAAGCGTTCGAGCACCCGCAAACCGGGATTGGTTCCCGTTTGGATCTGGACAATGCCATGGATTTTTATCTACTGGTTCTCCTGAACAGTAATAGCGATGGCATCACCAAGAACTATTTCCTCGGTCGTGATGGATACGCCACCAACACGCCCGCCCCGCTCTTTTTCTTTGCGCCGTGGGATTACGATGGCACCTTCGGGCGCGACTGGGATTCCTCCGCCATGCCGCCCAACGATTGGCTGTCTAACCATCTGTTCGACCGCCTGCTTGAGAACGCGGCGTTCCGCCAACGGTTCGGGGTACGCTGGAAACATCTGCGCGACCATCAATTTTCGGCCGGTGCGGTGCAGGCCCTGATAGATGAGAATGCCAGGACGCTTGGGGACGCCGCCAGCCGCAATGCCACCCGTTGGCCCGGGAATCAGGGGCCGTATCATGATCGAATCACTTGGGCGGAAGATGTGGCACAAATGAAAACTTGGGTGGTGGCGCGCATTCAATACTTGGATGAGGAAATCCGGCGCCTTACGGCTTCCCCCAAGTAA
- a CDS encoding prepilin-type N-terminal cleavage/methylation domain-containing protein — translation MRQHTGQTGGFTLIELLVVIAIIAILAGLLLPALAMAKAYAKATSCASNMRQLSLGWQIYMDDSTGALVNNCSRSDTITYRQSWVNNVQDWNTSVENITPSFIFSGKLAPYVNNNLAVYKCPSDLSQAKNGPRLRSYSMNAMMGDPLISPNRFNPTWTQFLKESQIPNPSGFFVFIEEHPDTINDGYFVNNWNQIKWGNLPASFHNDSANLSWADGHMERHRWQTNTVRAPIQGAVKGGFVPNPTTDYLWLRDRASVKVN, via the coding sequence TTGAGACAGCATACCGGGCAGACAGGCGGTTTTACCCTGATTGAATTGCTGGTCGTCATCGCCATCATCGCCATTCTGGCTGGCCTGCTTCTGCCTGCGTTGGCAATGGCCAAGGCCTACGCCAAGGCCACATCCTGCGCGAGCAACATGCGTCAATTATCCCTGGGTTGGCAGATCTACATGGATGATAGCACGGGGGCGCTGGTGAACAATTGCAGCCGGTCGGACACCATTACCTATCGCCAGAGCTGGGTTAACAACGTGCAGGATTGGAACACGAGCGTGGAGAACATCACCCCCTCCTTCATTTTCAGCGGCAAGCTCGCCCCGTACGTCAATAATAACCTGGCGGTGTACAAGTGTCCGTCCGATCTGTCTCAGGCCAAAAACGGGCCACGGCTCCGCAGTTATTCCATGAATGCGATGATGGGTGACCCGCTCATCAGTCCCAACCGGTTCAATCCCACCTGGACGCAATTTCTCAAGGAGTCGCAGATCCCCAACCCCTCTGGCTTCTTTGTGTTTATCGAAGAGCATCCGGACACCATCAATGACGGGTATTTCGTCAACAATTGGAACCAGATCAAATGGGGCAACCTACCCGCGTCCTTTCACAATGATTCCGCCAATCTGTCCTGGGCGGATGGACACATGGAGCGTCATCGCTGGCAGACCAACACCGTGCGCGCGCCCATCCAAGGGGCGGTGAAAGGGGGCTTTGTGCCCAATCCCACCACGGATTACCTGTGGCTGCGCGATCGGGCCAGCGTGAAAGTCAATTAG
- a CDS encoding DUF4832 domain-containing protein: protein MLAIFSTIRCWRALLGCIASIGVITLSAAAPVVVKPQSTDELLTNPGMGWETFNRPGKRDKNLPSWIPSTVNYARWGWGTLEPQPGKLDTAFLDKALKEAHDSGQKLAFRVMCCSVTKNRPYHPAWIKDVGGREIIADWGGVAPLPIPDMDDPVVLDRHLDFIKRLGARYDGHPDLDHLDLGSIGWWGEWHLSRSTKAKLPSLENRMKVVNTYLAAFKKTPLLMLLNGKECTTYATQHGAGWRADSMGDLGSFSKTWNHMRNAYPAWIKETKVQDAWKTGPIAYEPPMEVAEFTEKNWPLRWIFNYALACHGSYFSGKSGKLPEDQHFREELERFLRRLGYRLVLQELQHPAQAKPGAKLDVSMQWQNIGSAPCYQPYRVAYRLANQNGYQKVMVGNVTVNRWLPGSIELFTEEFFKEPKDLPPGQVYAVADTLSLPGDIPPGEYSVSIGVVGVATEEPVVRLGITGRAQDGWYPLSKLQVIR, encoded by the coding sequence ATGCTAGCCATTTTCTCCACCATCCGCTGTTGGCGTGCCCTACTCGGATGCATTGCCAGTATAGGCGTGATTACCTTGTCTGCGGCGGCTCCCGTGGTCGTGAAACCGCAGTCAACCGATGAACTCCTCACCAATCCCGGCATGGGCTGGGAAACCTTCAACCGCCCCGGAAAAAGGGATAAGAACCTGCCGTCTTGGATTCCCTCCACCGTCAATTATGCGCGCTGGGGTTGGGGGACGCTGGAGCCGCAACCAGGCAAGCTCGATACCGCCTTTCTGGACAAAGCGCTGAAGGAAGCGCATGACTCCGGGCAAAAGCTGGCCTTTCGTGTCATGTGTTGCTCTGTCACCAAAAACCGTCCCTATCATCCCGCTTGGATCAAGGATGTCGGTGGTCGGGAAATTATCGCAGATTGGGGTGGCGTGGCACCACTGCCCATCCCCGATATGGACGATCCCGTCGTCCTTGACCGCCATCTGGATTTTATCAAGCGATTGGGCGCGCGGTACGACGGTCATCCGGACCTGGATCATCTGGATCTGGGTTCCATCGGCTGGTGGGGTGAGTGGCATCTGAGCCGCTCCACGAAAGCCAAATTACCAAGCTTGGAAAATCGCATGAAAGTGGTGAATACCTACTTGGCCGCATTCAAGAAAACGCCCTTGTTGATGTTACTCAACGGAAAAGAATGCACCACCTATGCTACCCAGCATGGAGCCGGTTGGCGCGCCGATTCGATGGGCGATCTGGGTAGCTTCTCCAAAACCTGGAATCACATGCGCAACGCCTATCCGGCTTGGATCAAAGAGACGAAGGTCCAGGACGCCTGGAAGACCGGTCCCATTGCCTACGAGCCACCCATGGAGGTGGCTGAATTTACCGAGAAAAATTGGCCGCTCCGCTGGATTTTCAATTACGCGCTGGCCTGTCACGGCAGCTACTTCAGCGGTAAGTCAGGGAAATTGCCGGAGGACCAACATTTCCGGGAAGAACTGGAGCGGTTCCTGCGCCGTCTCGGCTATCGTCTGGTCTTACAGGAACTGCAACACCCCGCTCAAGCCAAACCCGGAGCCAAACTCGACGTGTCCATGCAGTGGCAGAACATCGGTTCCGCCCCGTGTTACCAGCCGTATCGAGTCGCCTATCGGTTGGCCAATCAGAATGGGTATCAAAAAGTGATGGTCGGCAACGTCACCGTCAACCGCTGGCTTCCCGGCTCCATTGAATTGTTCACCGAGGAGTTCTTCAAGGAACCGAAGGACCTGCCACCAGGACAGGTGTATGCGGTCGCTGACACCCTCAGTCTGCCCGGCGACATTCCGCCCGGTGAATACAGCGTATCCATCGGGGTGGTCGGCGTGGCCACGGAAGAGCCGGTAGTGCGCCTCGGGATCACCGGCCGCGCTCAGGATGGCTGGTATCCGCTAAGCAAGTTGCAAGTGATCCGGTAA
- a CDS encoding DUF4145 domain-containing protein, translating into MNYREAKRVQNISPNAFAVLLRRALEALCDDRGLASDSLARRLKELSNRGEIPSKLSEISTILRELGNTGAHHTTKKLTVPLTWTMDEFFRSLVEYIYVAPHRLAKYQERLQDYNKRDQVAPVSQSLPSTEADG; encoded by the coding sequence ATGAACTACCGTGAAGCGAAGCGGGTTCAAAATATTTCCCCGAATGCGTTTGCGGTATTGCTCAGACGGGCACTTGAGGCTCTTTGTGACGATCGAGGACTTGCTTCCGATTCTCTCGCTAGGAGGCTCAAGGAACTCTCCAATCGAGGCGAAATTCCAAGTAAGCTCTCCGAAATTTCGACTATACTACGTGAATTGGGTAATACGGGTGCACATCACACAACGAAAAAATTAACTGTGCCGTTAACCTGGACGATGGACGAGTTCTTTCGGTCGTTGGTTGAGTACATTTATGTTGCTCCACACCGACTCGCAAAATACCAAGAGCGCTTGCAAGATTACAACAAGCGTGACCAAGTAGCTCCAGTCAGCCAGTCGTTGCCTTCTACTGAAGCGGATGGCTGA
- a CDS encoding exosortase/archaeosortase family protein, protein MNSSLPFRLLFLALAGLWGGTLYRLSALWSAYPNYLYGYSVPLLCLMIFRERWLSRPTPVVPVFSGMGWLLSLIGLTGWGMSRLAFEVMPTWRLAAWGMTLSLICITLGVVYSIGGRAWVRHFILPVGFLLLAVPWPMSLEQPIIAKASSWVTSITMSILTLATVPAIRHGNLIEISTGVVGIDEACSGIRSLQGTLMVSLFLGEIFRLTTARRGLLLATGLASALLLNILRTTSLVWWGDVNGVAALARFHDQAGFGVLGANLIVLAVVSWRWRSSLGLGAVAGPIPPVTANPRLTVPFSYSLTMVVLLVLAEGGTWLWFVAPAGGRTGPDWKFAGPPAGVRARSGPLTAGQQELLQTDESIKCEWMDDQGFYWKVFYLRWLPAGHLHGLTRVNNAFHPTDVCLAGAGKTLLEPPRVLTFKVHDVEFLAREFHADDSGRDLLVQQAHWTKGANINTYWLMDPTQASTKLALSQAWRMIADRQKPTATEHRVILVGVWVPPKTPVDRAVILNCLNGLIRPG, encoded by the coding sequence ATGAATTCTTCGCTACCATTCCGTTTGCTGTTTCTGGCGCTGGCCGGGCTGTGGGGAGGGACGTTATATCGTCTTAGCGCCCTGTGGAGCGCTTACCCCAACTATCTATACGGCTATAGCGTCCCGTTGCTATGCCTGATGATTTTTCGCGAGCGCTGGTTGTCCCGACCGACCCCGGTTGTGCCCGTGTTTTCAGGGATGGGCTGGCTGCTTTCCCTGATCGGTTTGACGGGGTGGGGAATGTCCCGGCTGGCCTTTGAAGTGATGCCCACCTGGCGGCTGGCCGCTTGGGGTATGACCCTCTCGCTGATCTGCATCACGCTAGGAGTGGTGTATTCCATAGGGGGACGGGCCTGGGTGCGGCACTTCATATTGCCAGTTGGTTTCCTCCTGCTGGCCGTGCCTTGGCCCATGAGCTTGGAACAACCCATCATCGCCAAGGCGTCTTCCTGGGTGACCAGTATCACCATGTCCATTTTAACCCTGGCCACGGTCCCGGCGATTCGCCATGGCAACCTGATCGAAATCAGTACCGGCGTAGTCGGCATTGACGAGGCATGCAGCGGCATTCGTTCGTTGCAGGGCACGCTGATGGTCAGCTTGTTCCTGGGCGAAATTTTCCGGCTAACCACCGCTCGCCGCGGACTCTTGCTGGCAACGGGGCTGGCCTCCGCGCTGCTCCTAAACATCCTTCGTACCACCTCGCTGGTGTGGTGGGGAGACGTGAACGGGGTGGCGGCTTTGGCCAGGTTCCACGACCAAGCTGGCTTTGGTGTGCTGGGGGCCAACCTGATTGTCCTGGCGGTGGTCTCCTGGCGCTGGCGTTCCAGCCTTGGGTTGGGCGCGGTAGCTGGTCCAATCCCGCCGGTCACCGCCAACCCGCGATTGACAGTGCCCTTCAGTTACAGTCTTACCATGGTCGTACTGTTGGTGCTGGCGGAGGGCGGCACGTGGTTGTGGTTTGTGGCGCCCGCCGGCGGACGGACGGGGCCGGATTGGAAATTTGCCGGTCCACCCGCAGGCGTTCGCGCGCGGTCGGGTCCGCTCACCGCTGGACAGCAGGAACTATTGCAAACAGACGAGAGCATCAAATGCGAGTGGATGGACGATCAAGGTTTTTACTGGAAGGTTTTTTATTTGCGTTGGTTGCCGGCCGGCCATTTGCATGGGTTAACCAGAGTGAACAATGCGTTTCATCCCACGGACGTGTGCCTGGCCGGAGCCGGGAAAACCTTGTTGGAGCCTCCCCGTGTCCTTACCTTCAAAGTTCACGACGTCGAGTTTCTGGCCCGTGAATTCCATGCCGACGATTCGGGACGGGATTTGTTGGTTCAGCAGGCCCATTGGACCAAGGGTGCCAACATCAATACCTATTGGCTGATGGATCCCACTCAGGCGTCCACCAAGCTGGCACTATCCCAGGCTTGGCGCATGATTGCCGACCGTCAGAAACCCACCGCGACCGAGCACCGGGTGATTCTCGTTGGCGTGTGGGTGCCGCCAAAGACCCCGGTGGATCGGGCAGTCATCCTGAATTGCCTCAACGGGTTGATCCGACCCGGTTAA
- a CDS encoding phosphopantothenoylcysteine decarboxylase encodes MRCLITAGPTYENLDAVRRLTNFSTGRLGTLLANHLVQRGHHVTLLIGYYSTWRGECHADKVHVFTTTTDLAQQLRRASRQRMDAVFHAAAVSDFGFGGVYQRRPDGGLRRIRSGKFTTRAGSLLAELVPTPKLIASLRDWFPKAVVVGWKYEVEGKREEVLNKARAQVRANRTDACVANGPAYGRGFGLVEAGGIWQHTGTERLLFRRLEEKGGMGATEQA; translated from the coding sequence ATGCGTTGCCTGATCACGGCCGGGCCCACGTACGAAAACCTGGACGCGGTGCGCCGACTGACCAATTTCTCCACTGGCCGTCTGGGTACCCTGCTGGCCAATCACCTCGTGCAGCGTGGCCACCACGTCACGCTGCTGATCGGTTACTACAGCACCTGGCGCGGAGAATGCCACGCGGATAAAGTTCACGTTTTTACCACCACCACCGATCTGGCGCAGCAGTTGCGCCGGGCGTCCCGCCAACGTATGGATGCCGTGTTCCACGCGGCGGCCGTGAGTGACTTCGGGTTCGGCGGCGTCTATCAGCGACGGCCGGATGGCGGGCTGCGGCGCATTCGGTCCGGCAAATTCACCACCCGCGCCGGTTCATTGCTGGCCGAGCTGGTGCCCACGCCCAAACTCATCGCCAGTTTGCGCGACTGGTTTCCCAAAGCGGTAGTGGTGGGATGGAAGTATGAAGTGGAAGGGAAGCGCGAGGAGGTGCTGAATAAAGCGCGTGCCCAGGTGCGAGCTAACCGAACGGATGCGTGCGTCGCCAACGGACCGGCATACGGGCGTGGGTTTGGATTGGTGGAAGCCGGGGGGATTTGGCAGCACACTGGCACTGAGCGGCTGCTGTTCCGCCGCCTGGAAGAAAAGGGCGGAATGGGAGCAACGGAGCAAGCGTGA
- a CDS encoding ABC-F family ATP-binding cassette domain-containing protein, producing the protein MLTIRDLKMSLGGRVLFEDASFGVNYGDRVGLVGPNGTGKTTLFSLILKHKEPDAGTVARDEWTMVGHLPQEAEAHGEETILEVATGRVDELPRLEQRLHELETAGATSGPEYLETHAKYDALNDPQVETKAKRMLRGLGYRETDFDRKAREMSGGWIMRARLARLLVMEPDLLLLDEPTNHLDLLALLWLQNYLKNYSGALLLISHDRQFMDEVVTQVHEISERKLIDYSGGYTDYLRQREERYEQQLAAYKNQQKEIQALQEFADRFRAVPSKASQAMSKLKQIERLELIEKPMAPRKPFRFQIPPPPRGGQRAVSLEGIHMAYGATKVYTGLDLTIERGERTVLVGPNGAGKSTLLKILAGVVEFQRGVRDLGHNAKIGYFSQHRADTLDPEKTVLEEVLASAPAMHEDEARGVLGSFMFRKDDIFKPTRVLSGGEKSRLNLVKFLVDPPNLLLMDEPTTHLDIHTVESLTLALQRYEGTLVFISHDVHFIRNLATKVLHVSAGQIVPYVGGYDYFLEKTGAAEDARAALTAG; encoded by the coding sequence ATGCTCACAATCCGAGATTTAAAGATGTCCCTGGGCGGGCGCGTGCTGTTTGAAGACGCGTCGTTTGGGGTGAATTATGGCGACCGCGTCGGGCTGGTCGGGCCGAATGGCACGGGCAAAACCACGTTGTTTTCCCTCATCCTCAAGCACAAGGAACCGGACGCCGGCACCGTGGCGCGGGATGAATGGACCATGGTCGGGCATCTCCCGCAGGAGGCCGAAGCGCATGGCGAAGAGACCATTCTGGAAGTGGCCACGGGCCGGGTGGATGAGCTGCCACGCCTGGAGCAGCGGCTGCATGAGCTGGAGACGGCGGGCGCGACTTCCGGCCCGGAGTACCTGGAAACGCACGCGAAGTATGACGCGCTGAACGATCCGCAGGTGGAGACGAAGGCGAAGCGAATGTTGCGCGGCCTGGGCTATCGTGAGACGGACTTTGACCGGAAGGCGCGGGAGATGAGCGGCGGCTGGATCATGCGCGCGCGGCTGGCCCGGCTGCTGGTGATGGAGCCGGATCTGCTGCTGCTGGATGAGCCAACAAACCACCTGGACTTGCTGGCCTTGCTCTGGCTGCAAAATTACCTGAAGAACTATTCCGGGGCGCTGCTGCTGATTTCGCATGACCGCCAGTTCATGGATGAAGTGGTGACCCAAGTGCATGAAATCTCGGAGAGAAAGCTTATTGATTACAGCGGCGGCTACACCGACTACCTCCGGCAGCGGGAGGAACGCTACGAACAGCAACTGGCCGCCTATAAAAACCAGCAGAAGGAAATCCAGGCGCTCCAGGAATTCGCGGACCGGTTTCGCGCGGTGCCATCCAAGGCCTCGCAGGCCATGAGCAAGCTCAAGCAGATTGAACGGTTGGAGCTGATCGAGAAACCGATGGCTCCGCGCAAACCGTTCCGTTTTCAAATCCCGCCACCGCCGCGCGGCGGGCAACGCGCTGTTTCCCTGGAGGGAATTCATATGGCCTATGGGGCGACGAAGGTGTACACGGGCCTCGACCTGACCATCGAACGCGGCGAACGGACGGTGCTGGTCGGGCCGAACGGCGCGGGCAAATCCACGCTGCTGAAAATTCTCGCAGGCGTGGTGGAGTTTCAAAGAGGCGTACGGGACCTCGGGCACAACGCCAAGATTGGTTACTTCAGCCAGCACCGCGCCGACACACTCGATCCGGAAAAAACAGTGCTTGAGGAGGTGTTGGCCAGCGCGCCAGCCATGCATGAAGACGAGGCGCGCGGCGTGCTGGGTTCCTTCATGTTCCGCAAGGACGATATTTTCAAGCCGACCCGGGTGTTAAGCGGGGGCGAGAAGAGCCGGCTCAATCTCGTCAAGTTCCTGGTTGATCCGCCGAACCTGCTGCTCATGGACGAGCCGACCACGCATCTCGACATTCACACCGTCGAATCGCTCACGCTGGCGCTCCAGCGTTACGAGGGCACGCTGGTGTTCATCTCGCATGATGTGCATTTCATCCGCAATCTCGCGACCAAGGTGCTGCACGTCAGCGCCGGCCAGATCGTTCCCTACGTGGGCGGCTACGATTACTTCCTCGAAAAGACCGGGGCTGCAGAGGATGCCCGCGCGGCGCTCACAGCGGGCTGA